Proteins encoded within one genomic window of Paraglaciecola psychrophila 170:
- a CDS encoding SDR family NAD(P)-dependent oxidoreductase, whose translation MTDYVIITGASKGLGLAISQQAAANGYAVIAIARQLSEPYRALQQAYPQLVNFHAADLADLDKIPELCKQLIKQYGRPYALINNAAAGHDGVLATMPNSAIEHLMRLNIQAPILLSKYLVRSMLLNRKGRIINISSIIAKTGFNGLSVYAASKAALEGFSKSLAREVGKAGITVNCVAPGYMQTDMTSSLQGEKLESVKRRSPLGKLATVDDVAAMVMYLLSEQASTITGTVMTVDAGSTA comes from the coding sequence ATGACTGATTACGTCATAATAACAGGTGCCAGCAAAGGTCTAGGTTTAGCCATTAGCCAACAAGCTGCTGCCAACGGGTATGCCGTGATTGCTATTGCACGACAACTCTCAGAGCCATATAGAGCTCTGCAGCAAGCGTATCCGCAGCTCGTTAATTTTCATGCCGCTGATTTAGCCGACTTGGATAAAATACCCGAGTTGTGCAAGCAACTTATCAAACAATATGGACGACCTTACGCCCTGATTAATAACGCTGCTGCAGGTCATGATGGTGTGCTGGCCACTATGCCTAATTCTGCCATTGAACATTTAATGCGCCTGAATATTCAAGCGCCTATTTTATTGAGTAAATATCTGGTGCGTTCGATGCTGTTGAATCGAAAAGGCCGGATCATCAATATATCTTCTATTATCGCCAAAACAGGTTTTAACGGCTTAAGTGTTTATGCAGCCAGTAAGGCCGCATTAGAAGGGTTTAGTAAATCATTAGCCCGTGAAGTGGGTAAAGCAGGAATAACTGTTAATTGTGTGGCCCCCGGTTATATGCAAACTGACATGACCAGCAGTTTGCAAGGTGAAAAGTTAGAAAGCGTCAAGCGGCGAAGCCCGTTAGGTAAGTTAGCCACAGTGGACGATGTGGCGGCTATGGTGATGTACCTTTTAAGCGAACAAGCCTCAACAATCACTGGCACCGTAATGACAGTAGATGCGGGCAGTACAGCTTAA
- a CDS encoding AMP-binding protein: MQSLFNQLTNLSTTGVITAAGQHNSIAVLITKAEQIRQQYPQFYQRSIAIRYTNLADFVTALIAFDGCCSAIYLSPPNVTIPHNDIIYWPLESDAAVTDSMPTLLKSEASVATTWFMATSGTTGEPKWCSHSLLSLTANTKHSQKLQALCWALLYQPYRFAGLQVLLQALLSGADLVDVADYEPLAQMAFLKHADVTALSATPSLWRQLLMTGQLSELTLSHITLGGEIADQSLLNTLKRLFPNANVRHIYASTEAGVGFIVSDGRAGFPTKWLKDQTLTVALKVSDEQHLLVKPQHHVCQSLVLQTNAPGYVDTLDKVQVNDDRVLFLGRATGTINVGGNKVHPEKVEQVILQCSDISQAKVYAKKSALLGELVVADVMIMDAAVEQEVKQQVLKMCKKQLQRFEIPTKINIVKNIDRDPSGKLNRKPQYD; encoded by the coding sequence ATGCAAAGCCTGTTTAATCAATTAACAAATCTGTCCACAACAGGGGTGATAACCGCTGCAGGTCAACACAATTCTATCGCTGTGCTGATAACAAAGGCTGAGCAAATTAGGCAGCAGTATCCGCAATTTTATCAACGCAGCATAGCCATCCGGTATACAAACTTGGCCGATTTTGTCACGGCGCTCATTGCATTTGATGGTTGCTGCTCAGCTATTTATTTAAGTCCTCCAAATGTGACAATACCTCACAACGATATTATATATTGGCCGCTTGAAAGTGATGCAGCTGTTACGGATTCAATGCCTACGCTATTGAAGTCTGAAGCTAGTGTCGCGACAACTTGGTTTATGGCGACGTCTGGTACTACAGGTGAGCCAAAATGGTGTTCCCATTCCTTGTTATCATTGACTGCAAACACCAAACACAGTCAAAAATTACAAGCATTGTGCTGGGCTTTGTTGTATCAACCTTACAGATTTGCGGGATTACAAGTGTTGTTACAGGCGCTATTAAGTGGCGCTGACTTAGTAGATGTAGCTGATTACGAACCTTTAGCTCAGATGGCATTTTTAAAACATGCCGATGTTACGGCTTTATCTGCTACCCCCAGTTTGTGGCGGCAACTTCTGATGACGGGTCAATTGAGTGAATTAACTCTGAGTCATATTACGCTAGGGGGTGAGATTGCCGACCAAAGTCTGTTGAATACTTTGAAACGTTTGTTCCCGAATGCAAACGTAAGGCATATTTACGCTTCGACAGAAGCTGGAGTCGGTTTTATAGTGAGCGACGGTCGCGCTGGTTTCCCTACTAAATGGCTTAAAGACCAGACACTTACGGTCGCGCTAAAGGTGTCAGACGAACAACATTTACTGGTTAAACCACAACATCACGTCTGTCAATCATTGGTACTACAAACGAATGCACCTGGCTATGTGGACACCTTAGATAAAGTCCAAGTGAACGACGACAGAGTGCTATTTTTGGGAAGAGCAACAGGTACGATAAACGTTGGTGGCAATAAGGTACATCCAGAAAAAGTCGAGCAAGTAATATTGCAATGTTCTGATATTAGCCAAGCGAAGGTATACGCCAAAAAAAGTGCCTTGCTGGGTGAGTTAGTGGTAGCAGACGTGATGATAATGGACGCCGCAGTTGAGCAAGAGGTCAAACAACAAGTGTTGAAAATGTGTAAAAAGCAATTGCAACGCTTTGAAATACCTACCAAAATTAATATAGTCAAGAATATAGACCGCGATCCAAGTGGTAAATTAAACAGGAAGCCGCAGTATGACTGA
- a CDS encoding LicD family protein — protein sequence MPIIDYKHSYIPYFKRAKDAETFQPNKKVVIFGASLSGRSALSAVSELYDVLAFVDNDSKKHDSSIQNIPIISPSDIASFSPDKILIASEFFEQIQEQLKLLVPEIMVEVLPARLIKPIQLKNSHRQGQTAVDLLLMLSENLKSHDVPYYIDAGTLLGVYRDNALIPWDDDLDFSVNADYLTHTIQILEQQLPKMFRITGVTWTLHTYINQQSYGAVPIGEIRALKLLPDEGCDAFPGIDFFVKYIQGEHMDYCLASRGFRMPSNHFSDMQSHTFAGGEVSLPNHVEAYLEGHYGDWQTPQKEWSLSHVKSATVFKSQTL from the coding sequence TTGCCGATAATAGACTATAAACATAGCTATATACCCTATTTTAAAAGAGCAAAAGATGCAGAGACATTTCAACCAAACAAAAAAGTTGTGATATTTGGCGCAAGTTTGTCAGGTCGTTCTGCATTATCTGCTGTATCCGAATTATATGATGTGCTCGCATTCGTCGATAACGATAGTAAAAAACATGACTCTAGTATTCAAAATATTCCCATTATCTCACCGTCAGACATAGCATCATTTAGTCCCGATAAAATTTTAATTGCTAGTGAGTTTTTTGAACAAATTCAGGAACAGTTGAAACTGTTAGTTCCTGAAATAATGGTCGAAGTATTGCCCGCAAGACTGATTAAACCAATACAACTTAAAAATTCCCATAGACAAGGTCAAACCGCAGTGGACTTGCTGTTGATGTTGTCTGAGAATTTAAAATCACACGATGTGCCTTATTATATTGATGCCGGCACTTTACTCGGCGTGTATAGAGATAATGCGCTCATTCCCTGGGATGATGATTTGGATTTTTCTGTGAATGCAGACTATTTAACCCACACCATTCAGATTTTAGAGCAACAATTACCCAAGATGTTTCGAATAACGGGTGTGACTTGGACCTTACACACATACATTAATCAACAATCCTACGGCGCGGTGCCAATTGGTGAAATTCGAGCGCTTAAGTTACTCCCTGATGAAGGCTGTGATGCCTTTCCCGGCATCGATTTTTTTGTTAAATATATCCAGGGAGAACATATGGACTATTGCTTAGCCTCCCGCGGGTTTCGTATGCCTTCTAATCATTTTAGTGACATGCAAAGCCATACATTTGCTGGTGGTGAAGTGTCTTTACCTAATCATGTTGAAGCCTATCTAGAAGGCCATTACGGTGATTGGCAAACACCACAAAAAGAATGGTCTCTCAGTCATGTTAAGTCAGCGACGGTTTTTAAGAGTCAGACGTTATGA
- a CDS encoding class I SAM-dependent methyltransferase, protein MTVIKSDIKTYSQKFIEQKMYMQGFHLDGSEWLKRDYQSLQDDRSFITTTFKKVRQTGHKFTVMDNLLAERDLHMYMLREFSCRSDAHIFRYAFAQQYIRPNDSVLDCACGLGYGSYFLATNNNAASLKAVDICSDSVAYANDVYGHERLSYEVLDIDEYEFTESKLFDLITSFETIEHVADYHSFFKLCLKNLKPDGRVIASVPYLLVDETGKGPNPYHFHEYDVVIFEDAL, encoded by the coding sequence GTGACTGTAATCAAATCTGATATTAAGACCTATAGTCAGAAATTTATTGAACAAAAAATGTACATGCAAGGATTTCATCTTGACGGTAGTGAATGGTTGAAACGCGATTATCAATCCCTGCAAGATGATCGATCTTTTATTACCACAACGTTTAAAAAAGTCAGACAAACAGGCCATAAATTCACTGTTATGGATAACTTATTGGCAGAGCGCGATTTACATATGTATATGCTCAGAGAGTTTTCATGTCGCTCAGATGCCCATATATTCAGGTATGCCTTTGCACAACAGTATATTCGCCCCAACGATAGCGTACTCGACTGTGCCTGTGGCTTAGGCTATGGTAGTTACTTTTTAGCAACAAATAACAATGCCGCTAGTTTAAAGGCAGTTGATATTTGCTCTGATAGTGTGGCATATGCTAATGATGTTTACGGGCATGAACGCCTTAGTTATGAGGTACTCGATATTGATGAATACGAATTTACTGAATCTAAACTTTTCGATTTAATTACTTCTTTTGAAACTATTGAACACGTTGCAGATTATCATTCGTTTTTTAAGTTATGTTTGAAAAACCTTAAGCCTGACGGTCGAGTCATTGCCAGTGTGCCGTATTTGTTGGTGGATGAAACAGGTAAAGGTCCTAATCCCTATCATTTTCATGAATATGACGTGGTAATTTTTGAAGACGCATTATAG
- the pseH gene encoding UDP-4-amino-4,6-dideoxy-N-acetyl-beta-L-altrosamine N-acetyltransferase: MKALIPEHAFKPLQEEHLQLVWQWRNSPRIMRNMHSSAPVKWLEHCAWFKKLKSDNSRQFYIFFQDQRPIGVLNFSNMNTATPEWGCYLGETNVWPGSGIMLEFAALDFCASHRQFSHLLAQVLSFNHAANNMHKVFEYKQLSLKKGGERNGQRFDIQHYSYELKQWDENRGKILKKLPKKIALAAAHMQFLE; this comes from the coding sequence ATGAAAGCATTGATCCCTGAACATGCTTTTAAGCCGCTACAAGAAGAACATTTGCAGCTGGTTTGGCAATGGCGAAACAGCCCTAGGATTATGCGAAATATGCATAGCAGTGCGCCGGTAAAATGGTTAGAGCACTGTGCTTGGTTTAAAAAGCTTAAAAGTGACAACAGCCGTCAGTTTTATATTTTTTTTCAAGACCAGCGACCCATTGGAGTACTTAACTTTTCAAATATGAATACAGCCACGCCAGAATGGGGCTGTTATTTGGGGGAGACTAACGTGTGGCCGGGTAGCGGTATTATGTTGGAATTTGCAGCTTTAGATTTTTGTGCGAGTCACCGTCAATTTAGTCATTTGCTGGCGCAAGTCTTATCGTTCAATCATGCAGCAAATAACATGCATAAAGTGTTTGAATACAAACAGCTTAGCCTTAAAAAAGGCGGCGAACGTAACGGCCAACGTTTTGATATACAGCATTACAGTTATGAACTTAAGCAGTGGGATGAAAATCGTGGCAAAATACTCAAAAAATTACCCAAGAAGATTGCACTCGCAGCTGCTCATATGCAATTTTTAGAATAG
- the pseG gene encoding UDP-2,4-diacetamido-2,4,6-trideoxy-beta-L-altropyranose hydrolase: MRVVFRVEGEPNIGLGHVMRCMALAQSLVQSGHVVIFFMSPRSQQFCCNRTDWIGTILPMTDIESSTEPEWLAKQCVDSCADWLVLDGYQFDQAYRKSLQCLAFNLAVFDDINNSGALYADMVINGAFNATSNHYHLTAPKAVLAIGPGYQVLRQEFLQLMNRQWSDRDSLTLMFGGSDPKGLTSKALQSLDNANASMPIIVITGAAYHGVSALTNFIKNSLLDITHLHDCQNMAVVLLNTKLALSAAGGSQFELLACATPSILVVVAENQTFASQDAATQGWCQVVNSDAISTDEWVTQGLSLWQQPERLLGMHQKALLYAVVDGANNIVELMSEQKKTSENT, encoded by the coding sequence ATGCGCGTAGTATTTCGAGTCGAGGGCGAACCCAACATCGGTTTAGGACATGTTATGCGTTGTATGGCGTTAGCGCAGAGCTTGGTTCAGTCTGGTCATGTGGTGATTTTTTTTATGTCGCCGCGCTCTCAGCAGTTTTGTTGTAACCGAACAGATTGGATAGGAACCATTCTACCCATGACTGATATTGAGAGCAGTACAGAGCCAGAATGGTTAGCTAAACAATGTGTAGATTCATGCGCTGATTGGTTGGTGCTTGATGGCTATCAATTTGATCAGGCTTATCGCAAGTCGCTACAATGTCTTGCTTTTAATTTAGCTGTTTTCGACGATATCAATAACAGCGGAGCACTTTATGCCGATATGGTTATCAATGGTGCGTTTAACGCGACTTCAAATCATTATCACCTAACTGCGCCTAAAGCGGTATTGGCTATTGGACCGGGTTATCAAGTATTAAGACAGGAATTCCTGCAGCTAATGAACAGACAGTGGTCGGATCGCGACAGCTTAACCCTGATGTTTGGCGGTAGTGATCCTAAAGGTTTGACCAGTAAAGCGTTGCAATCTTTGGACAACGCTAATGCATCTATGCCAATCATTGTGATTACTGGCGCCGCTTACCATGGCGTGAGTGCTCTTACCAATTTTATCAAGAACAGCTTACTAGATATCACCCACCTACACGACTGCCAAAATATGGCAGTCGTGTTGCTTAACACTAAGCTAGCTTTGTCGGCAGCAGGAGGCAGTCAGTTTGAGCTGCTTGCTTGTGCAACACCATCAATATTGGTGGTAGTGGCAGAAAACCAAACGTTTGCCAGTCAAGACGCGGCAACTCAAGGTTGGTGTCAGGTAGTCAATAGCGATGCTATAAGCACTGATGAATGGGTTACGCAGGGGTTGTCCTTGTGGCAGCAACCAGAACGTTTGCTTGGGATGCATCAAAAAGCACTATTATATGCTGTGGTTGATGGGGCCAATAATATTGTTGAGTTGATGTCAGAGCAAAAAAAGACAAGTGAAAATACTTAA
- a CDS encoding class I SAM-dependent methyltransferase yields MKRQLLIHSLSELKSIYLPILEIIKPKRIGEIGIEFAGNTKVLIDLLGVNKGELFSIEPKPNEQVEALFNKFKFAHLYNGKSLDVIDKLPTMCSWFIDGDHNWYTVFNELKAIHRKECSDGSEHSVIFLHDIGFPWAFRDLYYNPADIPEKYLQAHCWESGVLHNDTIKKNGGFRGMGSFAISLKAGGDKNGVLCAVKDFLALHSKEYMFYNIPAVFGLGILVPKSHKYHSEINNIVSIYADNPLLKKLEENRLNNYLRVIELQDAKN; encoded by the coding sequence ATGAAAAGACAACTATTAATCCATTCTTTAAGCGAATTAAAAAGTATTTATTTGCCGATATTGGAAATAATTAAGCCCAAACGGATAGGTGAAATAGGTATCGAATTTGCAGGTAATACCAAAGTACTTATCGACTTGCTGGGTGTAAATAAAGGTGAATTATTTTCTATTGAGCCTAAACCTAATGAACAAGTAGAAGCGCTGTTTAATAAATTTAAATTTGCTCATCTATACAATGGTAAAAGCTTAGATGTTATAGATAAACTCCCAACTATGTGTTCATGGTTCATTGATGGCGATCATAATTGGTATACCGTTTTTAATGAATTAAAGGCAATACATCGAAAAGAATGTTCAGATGGATCAGAACACTCTGTTATTTTTTTACATGACATTGGCTTTCCATGGGCATTCCGGGATCTATATTATAACCCGGCGGATATCCCTGAAAAATATTTACAAGCACATTGTTGGGAAAGCGGTGTTTTGCACAATGATACTATTAAAAAAAATGGAGGCTTTAGGGGGATGGGGAGTTTTGCTATATCGCTCAAAGCGGGTGGAGACAAAAATGGAGTGTTATGTGCGGTCAAAGATTTTTTGGCATTACACTCTAAAGAATATATGTTTTACAACATTCCAGCAGTGTTTGGTTTAGGTATACTAGTGCCTAAGTCACATAAGTATCACAGTGAAATTAATAATATTGTATCTATTTATGCCGATAATCCGTTATTGAAAAAGCTAGAAGAGAATCGTTTAAATAATTATTTAAGAGTAATTGAGCTTCAAGATGCAAAAAATTAA
- a CDS encoding HAD family hydrolase, whose amino-acid sequence MSKLINTIIEYVNLNGIETVSFDIFDTIIFRNVSCPSDIFEICHRLFSKNNHLPFNASEFSRIRSEAEKKARLNDRSSEIFLDDIYRFTPFSDSVSKELYRIELDVEKDNGFILKSMDDLIQMLTSGGISVILISDMYLSKQQIIDCFFYDSTVIKNLPIYVSCDYKLNKRDGGMYKYLAEEKKIKMSKWLHVGDNYHSDFLVPEKLGIHAKHAHTLLDTNKIVDLEKAAFSFPLISHSARFIASVHSSNSTHSVAYELGSFVWGPILMSFADWVIEKTIKLNASYILCVMREAVVFAPLIELRIKQRNISSIKVKKLYASRKSTFWPSIDLDNNMWFEDLIHTILGVRGYTVKDFYSDFNLKSDSILEHFDSCLVRVVDGMYHEGENLLKSIISLARGNIENVKNNILQQKNSFKDYYQINIGIPYDSCTVVDLGGGGTIQHQIQCALNDKCASNLLFYSSERIYRYVDTTIYSSFINSVENSKRLSQSLSRSPECIEPLLIGDSGTTLKYKDDINVSPILGSNLSINSGVFEEFMLGVIAYFKKHVELGFSSISTNEILPILYRYISIPTRLEAELFTLLHHEDNFGASKTYPVISNEQCELVLDEGLDDFYQQFIKTPKYKVGKIHWPQGIFALLSEQFLVERLGLVSGESDNGVLNLLERILDEKWTRFSVYGAGLFFEKLLPYLQENNLKIDYLIDRKADISGRYKVAGFDVVSLEDALAVGANKILISSFAFKDEIAKNIYEQSIKHSTHAIDVLSL is encoded by the coding sequence ATGTCTAAATTAATTAATACAATCATTGAGTATGTTAACTTAAACGGAATTGAAACCGTCTCATTTGATATATTTGACACCATTATTTTTAGAAATGTATCTTGTCCATCCGATATTTTTGAAATCTGTCATAGATTATTTTCAAAAAACAATCACCTACCTTTCAATGCGTCGGAGTTCAGTCGAATTCGTTCAGAGGCGGAAAAAAAAGCAAGGTTAAATGACAGAAGCTCTGAAATCTTTCTTGATGATATTTACAGGTTCACTCCATTTTCTGATTCGGTATCAAAAGAGCTGTATCGGATAGAATTAGATGTGGAAAAAGACAATGGTTTTATTTTAAAATCGATGGATGATCTAATACAAATGCTTACTAGTGGAGGTATTTCTGTAATTTTGATTTCCGATATGTATCTAAGTAAACAACAAATAATAGACTGTTTTTTTTATGACTCCACCGTAATTAAAAACTTACCAATTTATGTTTCTTGTGACTATAAGTTAAATAAACGTGATGGGGGAATGTATAAATACTTAGCTGAAGAGAAAAAGATAAAAATGTCTAAGTGGCTTCATGTTGGCGATAATTATCATTCGGATTTTTTGGTTCCTGAAAAGCTTGGGATTCATGCGAAACATGCTCATACATTGTTAGATACTAATAAAATAGTTGATTTAGAAAAAGCCGCGTTTTCTTTTCCTCTTATTTCTCATTCAGCAAGGTTTATTGCTTCAGTTCACTCTTCAAATTCCACACACTCTGTGGCATACGAATTAGGTTCATTTGTTTGGGGACCTATTCTTATGTCTTTTGCTGATTGGGTGATCGAAAAAACGATAAAGTTAAATGCTTCTTATATATTGTGCGTAATGCGTGAGGCTGTTGTTTTTGCTCCACTAATAGAATTAAGGATTAAACAAAGAAACATTAGTAGTATTAAGGTTAAGAAATTATATGCATCCAGGAAGTCAACTTTTTGGCCATCGATTGATTTAGATAATAATATGTGGTTTGAAGATCTTATACATACGATTTTAGGTGTGAGGGGTTATACGGTTAAAGATTTTTATAGTGATTTTAATTTGAAATCTGATTCGATTTTAGAACACTTTGATAGTTGCCTAGTTAGAGTAGTAGATGGGATGTATCATGAAGGAGAAAACCTATTAAAATCGATAATAAGTTTGGCTCGAGGTAATATTGAAAATGTAAAAAATAATATATTACAACAAAAGAATAGTTTTAAAGATTATTACCAAATAAATATTGGTATCCCTTACGATTCTTGTACAGTTGTTGATTTAGGTGGTGGAGGAACTATACAGCACCAAATTCAATGTGCACTTAATGATAAATGCGCTTCTAATTTACTATTTTATTCGTCAGAGAGAATATATAGGTACGTCGATACTACTATTTATAGCAGTTTTATAAATTCAGTGGAGAATTCCAAACGTTTGAGTCAGTCGCTGTCTCGTTCACCAGAGTGCATTGAGCCGCTTTTAATAGGCGATAGTGGCACTACGCTAAAGTATAAAGACGATATAAATGTATCCCCAATATTGGGCAGTAATTTATCAATAAACTCGGGAGTTTTTGAAGAGTTTATGCTGGGAGTCATTGCTTATTTTAAGAAGCATGTAGAGTTAGGTTTTTCATCAATTAGTACCAATGAAATATTGCCAATACTATATAGGTATATATCTATACCAACTCGGTTGGAGGCTGAGTTATTCACCCTTCTCCATCATGAAGATAATTTTGGTGCAAGTAAGACTTATCCTGTTATTTCTAATGAACAATGCGAACTAGTGTTAGATGAAGGACTAGATGATTTTTATCAGCAGTTTATTAAGACTCCAAAATATAAAGTGGGTAAAATTCATTGGCCTCAAGGGATATTTGCCTTGCTATCTGAGCAGTTTTTAGTTGAGCGTCTTGGGTTGGTTTCAGGGGAAAGTGATAATGGAGTTCTCAATCTGCTTGAGAGAATTTTAGATGAAAAATGGACTCGTTTTTCTGTCTACGGTGCAGGTTTGTTTTTTGAAAAATTATTACCCTATTTGCAAGAAAATAATCTGAAAATTGACTATTTGATCGACCGCAAGGCTGATATATCAGGCCGATACAAGGTTGCGGGTTTCGATGTGGTTAGCCTAGAGGATGCTTTGGCTGTTGGTGCTAATAAAATCCTGATTTCTTCCTTTGCTTTTAAAGATGAAATTGCTAAGAATATTTATGAGCAGTCTATTAAGCATAGTACACACGCTATTGACGTGTTGAGCCTGTAA
- a CDS encoding ParB N-terminal domain-containing protein translates to MINVTLDGKPHKFSISDRLDIIVKYLYVLDNLEQLPNFVSLNVRELYYKHIHIRNGSKEPGDESRKNNINDFFQIFDELIISIKQGYKAQHPIPISSKNNLPLNGAHRLATALGLGLSPDIIYSDENIGGSWGDDWFKCSGFSTNELNTIVKAFTFAQKYNDMYLLILWQPSAEYWDDIEKDLSIYFNIVYGDVERLNRESFNEFVKDVYSFDCGPKVGPNIERKLTYLNKHPGKFKFIVMESKSPLAKDSIKRIKQEVREKYQRICPMEQFITLHISESKGEFKHLEDILLNEENMKIINTRTQLSEDFIEKLCLYQQKLDELNIIKSKCCIVGSSTLNSLNLRKADDIDFTLLQNERAEKFDNGVTALGEIDVVAYNYPRTFSFSESKITDTQLIQNPKNHFFLRGLKFAHPKVVLQRKQYQRRDKDIRDIKLLGEYLRAHPGL, encoded by the coding sequence TTGATCAACGTAACCCTTGACGGTAAACCTCATAAATTTTCCATAAGTGATCGACTTGATATTATTGTTAAATATCTGTATGTGCTAGATAATTTAGAACAACTACCTAACTTTGTAAGTTTAAATGTCAGAGAGCTATATTACAAACATATCCATATTCGAAACGGCTCTAAAGAACCAGGGGACGAGTCGAGAAAAAATAATATTAACGACTTTTTTCAAATATTTGATGAATTAATCATAAGCATAAAACAAGGTTATAAAGCCCAACATCCTATCCCAATATCATCAAAGAACAACCTACCACTCAACGGTGCTCATAGATTAGCAACTGCGCTTGGACTAGGCCTATCTCCAGATATAATTTATAGTGATGAAAATATTGGCGGAAGCTGGGGAGACGATTGGTTTAAATGCTCTGGGTTTAGCACAAATGAACTAAATACTATAGTAAAGGCGTTTACGTTCGCGCAAAAATACAATGACATGTATTTGTTAATACTTTGGCAACCATCAGCTGAATACTGGGACGACATAGAAAAAGACTTATCGATTTATTTTAATATTGTTTATGGAGATGTCGAACGTCTTAATAGAGAAAGCTTCAATGAATTTGTAAAAGATGTCTATAGTTTTGATTGTGGTCCTAAAGTAGGTCCTAATATTGAACGGAAATTGACGTATCTAAATAAACACCCCGGCAAGTTTAAGTTTATTGTGATGGAATCAAAATCGCCATTGGCAAAAGATAGTATAAAAAGAATAAAACAAGAAGTTAGGGAAAAATATCAACGTATTTGCCCAATGGAACAGTTCATAACGTTGCATATTTCGGAATCAAAAGGTGAATTTAAACATCTAGAAGATATATTGTTAAATGAAGAAAATATGAAAATTATCAATACGAGAACTCAACTATCTGAAGATTTCATAGAAAAGCTGTGTCTCTATCAGCAAAAATTAGATGAGTTAAACATAATCAAAAGCAAATGTTGTATTGTTGGCTCGAGTACCCTCAACTCTTTGAATTTGCGAAAGGCTGACGACATAGATTTTACTTTACTACAAAATGAAAGAGCTGAAAAATTCGATAATGGCGTTACCGCCCTTGGCGAAATTGATGTTGTCGCTTATAACTATCCCCGTACATTTTCGTTTAGTGAGTCGAAAATAACAGATACTCAGCTAATTCAAAATCCAAAAAATCATTTTTTTCTACGAGGTTTAAAGTTTGCTCATCCTAAAGTTGTGCTCCAACGAAAGCAGTACCAACGAAGGGATAAAGATATTAGAGATATTAAATTACTTGGGGAATATTTAAGAGCCCATCCAGGATTATGA
- a CDS encoding acyl carrier protein, producing the protein MLNLEQQIKDAMQQVAELSDCQLVESINPDTLLLECGLDSLGYAMLVAQLEEDLGYDPFTELALDTYPSTFAEFLAMYQQCANN; encoded by the coding sequence ATGCTGAACTTAGAACAACAAATTAAAGATGCAATGCAACAAGTTGCTGAGCTGAGTGACTGCCAGTTAGTCGAATCGATAAACCCTGATACGCTGTTGCTTGAATGTGGTTTAGACTCGCTAGGTTATGCCATGTTAGTGGCACAGCTAGAAGAAGACTTGGGTTATGACCCGTTTACTGAATTGGCCCTTGATACTTACCCAAGCACTTTTGCTGAGTTCTTAGCTATGTATCAACAATGTGCTAATAACTAG
- a CDS encoding adenylyltransferase/cytidyltransferase family protein, translated as MKTVITYGTFDLLHVGHVNMLERLADLGGKLIVGVSTDEFNLLKGKHSVYSYAERAKIVSALRCVDQVIAEHDWQQKKKDIEQYQIDIFGIGADWQGKFDELSANCEVVYLPRTPSISTTDLKKALSKIDSAAIQQIKLGLDSVLNIVKAIE; from the coding sequence ATGAAAACTGTGATTACTTATGGCACTTTTGATTTATTACACGTTGGTCACGTCAATATGTTAGAGCGTTTGGCCGATCTGGGAGGTAAATTAATTGTAGGTGTGTCTACTGATGAGTTTAATTTATTAAAAGGCAAACACAGCGTATACAGTTATGCTGAACGAGCCAAGATAGTCTCCGCGTTAAGGTGTGTAGACCAAGTTATTGCCGAGCACGATTGGCAGCAAAAAAAGAAAGATATAGAGCAATACCAAATAGATATATTTGGTATTGGTGCAGACTGGCAAGGTAAGTTTGATGAGTTAAGTGCAAACTGTGAAGTGGTATACCTTCCAAGAACACCAAGTATCTCAACTACCGATTTGAAAAAAGCCCTGTCTAAAATTGATAGTGCTGCTATTCAGCAAATAAAACTTGGGCTGGATAGCGTATTGAATATTGTTAAGGCTATTGAGTGA